A portion of the Tepidanaerobacter syntrophicus genome contains these proteins:
- a CDS encoding NAD(P)(+) transhydrogenase (Re/Si-specific) subunit beta encodes MIGTYEVISVVLSALVLLGIKLMSSPKTAVLGNRIGAIAMFVAIIVVLIYNGIIDMPLLWIAILLGGVIGYAIAKRVKMIEMPQMVALLNGLGGGASALVALVEIYEKYPYMTTFSRITSQLALAVGAITLSGSLVAAAKLARKISQKPIILKKHNQISNSILLAVAVFIILALFSNAANSGTFSIVTALLSLTYGVFFAIRVGGADMPITISLLNSLSGLAGAICGFTIGDPLLVAVGAIVGASGLILTQIMCSAMNRSLVDILKGSQLNNSAQAKKSEGKITAVKRNEESPEHKKTPAQLLKEAKKVIIVPGYGMAIAQAQSYVKELYDLLESQGKEVKFAIHPVAGRMPGHMNVLLAEVDVPYEKLCEMDAINPEFAETDVVLVVGACDVINPAANTAEGTPIYGMPVLEVDKAKSVIVCNLDTKPGYSGVDNSLYELPHVHLLLGDASETLKKLIKSIEQEEVTLSSKNNI; translated from the coding sequence ATGATAGGAACTTACGAAGTTATTTCTGTTGTTTTATCAGCTCTGGTTCTTCTGGGAATTAAATTGATGAGCTCACCCAAAACTGCAGTTCTAGGCAACAGGATAGGGGCAATAGCTATGTTTGTCGCTATTATAGTTGTGCTTATATATAATGGCATCATAGACATGCCTCTTTTATGGATTGCGATTCTCCTTGGAGGGGTTATCGGCTACGCAATTGCTAAAAGGGTTAAGATGATTGAGATGCCTCAAATGGTAGCCCTATTAAACGGTCTTGGAGGGGGAGCTTCTGCCCTAGTTGCACTTGTAGAAATTTATGAAAAGTACCCCTATATGACAACTTTTTCCAGAATCACAAGCCAGTTGGCGTTAGCAGTAGGAGCAATAACGTTAAGTGGAAGCCTGGTGGCAGCAGCAAAACTTGCGCGAAAAATATCCCAAAAACCTATAATTCTTAAAAAGCACAATCAAATCTCAAATAGTATCTTATTAGCTGTTGCTGTATTTATAATCCTTGCTTTATTTTCGAATGCAGCAAATTCCGGAACTTTTTCTATTGTTACTGCTTTACTTTCATTAACCTACGGTGTATTCTTTGCTATTAGGGTCGGCGGCGCTGACATGCCGATTACAATATCGCTTTTAAATTCTCTGTCAGGACTTGCAGGAGCTATTTGCGGCTTTACGATAGGGGATCCGCTTTTAGTAGCAGTCGGAGCCATTGTAGGTGCTTCCGGCTTGATACTTACACAGATTATGTGTAGCGCCATGAATAGATCACTGGTCGATATTTTAAAGGGATCACAATTAAATAACTCAGCACAAGCAAAGAAATCTGAAGGGAAAATAACAGCTGTAAAAAGAAATGAAGAATCGCCTGAACATAAAAAAACTCCTGCACAACTTTTAAAAGAAGCAAAAAAGGTCATAATTGTTCCAGGCTATGGAATGGCTATAGCACAAGCACAAAGCTATGTAAAAGAATTATATGACTTATTGGAGTCCCAAGGCAAGGAAGTAAAGTTTGCTATACATCCGGTGGCAGGCCGTATGCCCGGCCATATGAATGTGCTTTTGGCAGAAGTGGATGTGCCTTACGAAAAATTATGCGAGATGGATGCCATAAACCCGGAATTTGCCGAAACAGATGTAGTGCTTGTAGTCGGAGCGTGTGATGTAATAAATCCTGCAGCCAACACCGCTGAGGGCACCCCTATATATGGAATGCCGGTGCTGGAAGTAGATAAGGCAAAAAGTGTTATTGTATGTAATTTAGATACAAAGCCGGGCTATTCGGGAGTTGACAATTCCCTATATGAATTACCTCATGTGCATTTACTGCTTGGCGATGCTTCGGAAACACTTAAAAAACTAATCAAGAGCATAGAGCAAGAAGAAGTTACATTAAGTTCGAAAAACAATATTTAA
- a CDS encoding NAD(P) transhydrogenase subunit alpha: protein MKELFLITVFVVAGILGYKVIKEVPSLLHTPLMSGTNAISGVTILGSLVSTAFAVSLSSKLLGFIAIVLAAINLIGGFLVTDRMLKMFKS from the coding sequence TTGAAGGAACTATTTCTTATAACTGTCTTTGTGGTTGCCGGCATCCTGGGATATAAAGTTATCAAAGAAGTCCCTTCCCTGCTTCATACTCCCCTGATGTCAGGTACAAATGCAATATCAGGTGTAACGATACTTGGATCGTTGGTTTCGACAGCGTTTGCTGTATCGCTATCAAGTAAATTGCTTGGATTTATTGCCATAGTACTTGCAGCGATCAACCTTATAGGAGGGTTTCTTGTTACCGACAGAATGCTAAAAATGTTTAAAAGTTAA
- a CDS encoding NAD(P) transhydrogenase subunit alpha — MSSSQFKGLYFGIPKEIMNGERRVAAIPETVKKLTDGGAKVFVEKGAGVGSYFADAEYEKVGAVIIEDIQQLYTESDIILKVKEPLFNEELGVHEVDLMHEGQVLITFLHPAAPSNHEMVKKLMEKRVISLTLDGIPRISRAQSMDALTSMSTVAGYKSVLMAADRLPKFIPMIGTAVGMIQPSTVMVIGTGVAGLQAIATAKRLGAVVYAADIRPEAAEHAKSLGAKIVETGVPADVAIGEGGYAQSLPKEWILKEQESIKDYVIKSDILILTALVPGRLAPVLVTEEMVKQMKPGSAIVDVAIDQGGNCELTKGGELIVQYSVSIDGTKNIPGMVPISSTWMFAHNIYNFIASFVKDGKIIIDTDDEIIASSLVTKDGNLYHVGAREVLAI; from the coding sequence ATGTCTAGCAGTCAATTTAAAGGATTATATTTTGGTATACCGAAAGAAATAATGAATGGAGAAAGGCGAGTAGCTGCTATTCCCGAAACGGTAAAAAAACTAACTGATGGTGGCGCTAAAGTTTTTGTCGAAAAGGGAGCGGGAGTCGGGTCGTATTTTGCTGATGCCGAATATGAGAAAGTTGGAGCAGTTATCATCGAGGATATACAACAACTATATACCGAATCAGATATAATACTAAAAGTTAAAGAGCCATTATTTAATGAAGAGTTGGGTGTGCATGAAGTGGATTTAATGCATGAAGGACAGGTTTTAATAACATTCTTGCACCCAGCAGCTCCTTCCAATCATGAAATGGTAAAAAAACTTATGGAGAAAAGAGTCATTAGTTTAACGCTTGACGGCATTCCCCGAATCTCTAGAGCACAGTCTATGGATGCCCTGACATCGATGAGCACAGTGGCAGGTTATAAAAGTGTTTTGATGGCAGCTGACCGCCTGCCTAAGTTTATTCCTATGATAGGTACGGCTGTTGGAATGATACAACCTTCAACGGTCATGGTAATTGGAACAGGTGTAGCCGGATTGCAGGCGATAGCAACGGCTAAACGGCTTGGAGCAGTAGTCTATGCTGCCGATATCAGACCAGAGGCGGCGGAACATGCAAAAAGCCTAGGTGCAAAAATTGTAGAAACAGGTGTTCCGGCTGACGTTGCTATAGGTGAAGGCGGATATGCTCAGTCCTTGCCAAAGGAATGGATTTTAAAAGAGCAAGAATCTATAAAGGATTATGTCATAAAATCTGATATCTTAATATTAACAGCATTAGTCCCTGGAAGATTAGCTCCGGTCTTAGTTACAGAAGAAATGGTAAAACAGATGAAACCAGGATCTGCTATTGTGGATGTTGCCATTGATCAGGGAGGAAATTGTGAGCTGACTAAAGGAGGAGAACTTATAGTTCAATATAGTGTAAGCATAGATGGAACAAAAAATATCCCGGGAATGGTGCCTATAAGTTCAACATGGATGTTCGCTCATAATATATATAATTTTATTGCATCGTTTGTCAAAGACGGCAAAATAATAATAGATACAGATGATGAAATTATAGCTTCGAGTTTAGTGACTAAGGACGGGAATTTGTATCATGTCGGGGCACGTGAAGTTCTTGCAATATAG